The following proteins are encoded in a genomic region of Opitutus sp.:
- a CDS encoding beta-ketoacyl-ACP synthase 3, whose translation MDTFLIDVPIPSMGATVSELTVIDIKVAAGARISKGDKIAELESDKSVFEFEAPCDGVIEVVQARAGDILPSGSPFLRISTTDISLKNLQVKAGAATPVATAVSATKSAPAAAVAPVASPAVIATPVQKDASPAAGIQWTPRAAKLAQEAGLDPASIVGIEATGPGGRVSGDDITRYLANRPAASASGLAALSAQSCAPTSAPAETVCIAGIGYAVPKNVRATSEILKAFPGRTEAEMLKLTGIKERRYADADASATSLAAIAVNHALTQAGMTAAQIDGIILATIIPDQPVPSMASALAKHLGCNKALAFDVNAACSGWLYALEVGRAFIRGGTAKNVIVVTAELLSRITNPNDHETAFLFGDGAGAAILTDAPGGHRLHRMALSGDAAAFEAIQRPGGGARQLMPNADGSDRGDFFLQMDGGAVFKSAVIAFANEIENAMTRHGLTPADISWIVPHQANERILRAVGKRVGIPFEKFVVTIAKYGNTSGASVSMALGWAAEEGIFKPDDKIIFCSVGAGLTFAGGLLVW comes from the coding sequence ATGGACACCTTCCTCATCGACGTGCCGATTCCCTCCATGGGCGCGACCGTCAGCGAACTCACTGTTATCGATATCAAGGTCGCCGCCGGCGCGCGTATTTCCAAGGGTGATAAAATCGCTGAGTTGGAGAGCGACAAATCGGTTTTCGAGTTCGAGGCGCCTTGCGACGGCGTGATCGAGGTGGTGCAAGCCCGAGCGGGAGATATCCTGCCCAGCGGCTCGCCGTTCCTGCGCATCAGCACGACGGACATTTCACTTAAAAATCTTCAGGTCAAAGCGGGGGCCGCCACGCCCGTTGCCACTGCGGTTTCCGCCACGAAGTCCGCTCCTGCAGCAGCAGTCGCACCCGTTGCGTCTCCCGCAGTTATTGCTACGCCCGTCCAAAAAGACGCCTCCCCGGCAGCAGGCATCCAATGGACGCCTCGCGCCGCCAAGCTCGCCCAAGAGGCCGGACTCGACCCCGCCAGCATCGTCGGTATCGAGGCCACCGGCCCCGGCGGGCGCGTCTCAGGCGACGACATCACCCGTTATCTCGCCAACCGCCCCGCAGCTTCCGCTTCGGGACTCGCAGCGCTCAGCGCCCAAAGCTGCGCACCGACATCGGCCCCCGCCGAGACCGTTTGCATCGCCGGCATCGGTTATGCGGTGCCCAAGAACGTCCGCGCCACCAGCGAGATTTTAAAGGCGTTCCCCGGCCGCACCGAGGCGGAGATGCTTAAACTCACCGGCATCAAAGAGCGCCGCTACGCCGACGCCGACGCCTCGGCGACCAGTCTGGCCGCCATCGCCGTCAACCACGCGCTGACGCAGGCCGGCATGACTGCGGCGCAGATCGACGGCATTATTCTCGCCACCATTATTCCCGACCAGCCCGTGCCCTCGATGGCGAGTGCGTTGGCCAAGCACCTCGGCTGCAACAAGGCGCTCGCCTTTGACGTCAACGCCGCCTGCTCCGGATGGCTCTACGCCCTGGAAGTCGGCCGCGCCTTTATCCGTGGCGGCACCGCCAAAAACGTCATTGTTGTCACCGCCGAGCTGCTTTCGCGAATCACCAACCCCAACGACCACGAAACCGCCTTCCTATTTGGCGACGGCGCGGGTGCGGCCATCCTCACTGATGCGCCCGGTGGCCACCGACTGCATCGCATGGCGCTTTCCGGTGATGCGGCGGCGTTCGAAGCCATTCAACGTCCCGGCGGCGGGGCTCGCCAGCTCATGCCCAACGCCGACGGCAGTGACCGCGGGGACTTTTTCCTTCAGATGGACGGCGGAGCTGTCTTCAAGAGCGCAGTGATCGCGTTCGCCAACGAGATCGAAAACGCCATGACGCGTCACGGCCTCACGCCGGCGGATATTTCATGGATCGTACCGCACCAGGCCAACGAGCGCATCCTGCGCGCCGTGGGCAAGCGCGTGGGAATTCCCTTCGAGAAGTTTGTCGTGACCATTGCCAAGTATGGCAACACCTCGGGCGCGTCCGTTTCGATGGCGCTGGGTTGGGCGGCTGAAGAGGGGATTTTTAAGCCGGACGATAAAATCATTTTCTGCTCGGTCGGCGCCGGCCTGACCTTCGCCGGCGGCCTGCTGGTATGGTAA
- a CDS encoding LamB/YcsF family protein — protein MASVVDLNCDLGEGGGDDAALLPLITSANIACGAHAGDTAMMRATVRAARQHGLAIGAHPGFADREFFGRRELALPPAEIDALVYAQVVELRAIAINEGAKLTHVKPHGALYNLAARDVAVAHAVAAAVARVDAGLWLYGLAGGQLLAAGRSHGLRVAAEVFADRTYLADGSLTPRDRPGAVIVNRDDAVTQVLRLLWEGRVRAVTGEDVIIAADTVCLHGDGAGAAVFARGLRAGLLGAGVQLHALG, from the coding sequence ATGGCTTCGGTGGTCGACCTGAATTGCGATCTCGGTGAAGGCGGGGGCGATGACGCGGCGCTGCTGCCGTTGATCACTTCGGCCAACATCGCGTGCGGCGCCCACGCGGGCGACACCGCCATGATGCGGGCGACGGTGCGCGCGGCGCGGCAGCACGGCTTGGCCATCGGTGCGCATCCCGGGTTTGCCGATCGGGAGTTTTTTGGCCGCCGTGAGCTGGCGTTACCTCCCGCCGAAATCGACGCTCTGGTGTACGCGCAAGTCGTGGAATTGCGTGCGATCGCCATTAATGAGGGTGCTAAGCTCACGCACGTGAAGCCGCATGGGGCTTTGTATAATTTAGCTGCGCGGGATGTCGCCGTAGCGCATGCTGTGGCCGCTGCGGTGGCGCGGGTGGATGCGGGTCTATGGCTGTACGGACTGGCGGGCGGGCAACTGCTCGCGGCGGGACGTTCGCACGGCCTACGGGTGGCGGCCGAGGTGTTTGCCGACCGCACGTATCTGGCCGATGGCTCGCTCACGCCCCGCGATCGTCCGGGCGCGGTGATCGTAAATAGAGATGACGCGGTGACTCAGGTGCTGCGCCTGCTCTGGGAGGGGCGGGTGCGAGCGGTTACGGGCGAGGATGTGATCATCGCTGCCGACACCGTTTGCCTACATGGCGACGGGGCGGGCGCTGCGGTATTCGCCCGTGGGTTACGCGCGGGGTTGCTTGGAGCAGGCGTGCAGTTGCACGCTTTGGGTTAG
- a CDS encoding GxxExxY protein, translating to MHPNYQKAQALSSEIIGAAIEVHRHKGPGLIESIYEKCLMRELQLRGITAVSQLVVPIEYKGFIFEEPLRLDVYAEGCVIVENKVVEKILPVHRAQLLSYMRLLNAPIGLIFNFHEATIKNGMARIILKGADQP from the coding sequence ATGCACCCGAACTACCAGAAAGCCCAAGCACTCAGCTCCGAAATAATCGGTGCGGCTATTGAGGTTCACAGGCATAAAGGTCCCGGCCTGATCGAGAGCATTTATGAAAAATGCCTCATGCGTGAACTCCAACTGCGCGGGATCACTGCAGTCAGCCAATTGGTCGTTCCGATTGAATACAAAGGCTTCATTTTTGAAGAACCCCTACGTCTGGATGTTTACGCCGAAGGCTGTGTCATCGTCGAAAACAAAGTCGTGGAAAAAATCCTGCCCGTCCACCGTGCCCAACTCCTAAGCTACATGCGACTTCTCAACGCGCCCATTGGACTCATCTTCAACTTCCATGAAGCCACCATTAAAAACGGTATGGCGCGGATCATACTAAAGGGTGCCGACCAACCCTAA
- a CDS encoding N-acetylmuramoyl-L-alanine amidase, whose amino-acid sequence MSAAFAALILLMGSSALAGNAASKTTISGSGNTIQVAGVSYLDARAFFARLGLKATWIERGQSMRMQSSVSRIELEDDKRDVNINGLRVLMGEPAVERDGTIYISRIDAEKLFLPLLSPSSVASPAPPALRVIAIDAGHGGQDTGTQNKAFKLDEKIFTLDVAMRLRALLVQQGYKVVMTRTDDRFIELPRRAEIANKAGADLFISIHFNAVAGSPTVRGSETYVMTPQYQRSTSSAKRDASDNVRNPGNRYDPWNALLGYHMHNQVIDALHAEDRGFKRARFAVLRMVDSPGVLIEAGYLSNNDEARRIAAPAYRAALAEALAQGVRAYGLAITTAKTR is encoded by the coding sequence ATGAGCGCGGCTTTTGCCGCGCTCATTTTGTTGATGGGCTCATCCGCTCTGGCTGGCAACGCAGCGAGCAAAACGACCATCAGCGGCAGCGGAAACACCATCCAGGTTGCAGGTGTCAGCTATCTGGACGCCCGCGCCTTTTTCGCCCGTCTCGGCTTAAAAGCGACGTGGATCGAGCGAGGCCAATCGATGCGCATGCAATCCAGCGTGTCCCGTATCGAACTCGAGGACGATAAACGCGATGTTAACATCAACGGACTGCGCGTGCTCATGGGTGAACCTGCGGTGGAGCGTGACGGCACGATTTACATCAGCCGTATTGACGCCGAAAAGCTCTTCCTTCCGCTTCTCAGTCCGTCCTCAGTGGCCAGCCCAGCACCGCCGGCGCTGCGCGTAATCGCGATTGATGCTGGTCATGGCGGCCAGGATACCGGGACCCAAAACAAGGCATTTAAACTGGACGAGAAAATTTTCACTCTCGACGTAGCCATGCGCTTACGCGCGCTCTTGGTTCAACAAGGCTACAAGGTAGTCATGACGCGCACCGACGACCGCTTTATCGAGCTGCCCCGACGCGCCGAGATCGCCAACAAGGCAGGCGCCGACCTCTTCATCAGCATTCATTTTAACGCAGTTGCCGGCTCACCCACCGTGCGTGGTTCAGAGACTTATGTGATGACCCCGCAATACCAGCGATCCACCAGTAGCGCGAAACGCGATGCCAGCGACAACGTCCGGAACCCAGGCAATCGCTACGACCCCTGGAATGCTCTTCTGGGTTATCACATGCACAACCAGGTCATCGACGCGCTCCACGCAGAAGACCGTGGATTTAAGCGGGCCCGTTTCGCCGTGCTAAGAATGGTCGATAGTCCAGGGGTTCTGATCGAAGCCGGTTATTTGTCCAACAACGACGAAGCCCGCCGGATCGCCGCTCCCGCCTACCGCGCCGCTTTGGCTGAGGCTTTGGCCCAAGGCGTTCGCGCCTATGGCTTGGCCATCACCACGGCAAAAACCCGTTGA
- a CDS encoding cytochrome c biogenesis protein ResB, giving the protein MCDIWNSFVKFFTSLQVTVVLLALSIVLIFAATLDQVNLGIWAVQEKYFRTFFVLWDIKGFPVPVFPGGYFIGGLLLLNLVASHLYRFKFSWKKSGIFLTHAGLIILLVGELLTGLWQEEFQLRLDQGQTRNYSESYRDNELAITDVTDPQWDQVVAIPAEHLLKNEPIQHERLPFRVVSRSYYPNATIQMREQLGNVSTPPPATRDIGAKLVVMPMAMTYKQNERNLPTAVVELIGPGNASLGTWVVSSMLAQPQVFDYAGRTFRMALRPTRAYKPYSLTLLKFSHDRYMGTEIPKNFASKVRLHSADGSTDRETLIYMNNPLRYDGLTFYQAGFDNNDTTTILQVVRNPSWLLPYIACILMGLGLSVQFSIHLFAFANKRRKTA; this is encoded by the coding sequence ATGTGCGACATCTGGAATTCGTTCGTGAAGTTTTTCACCTCGTTGCAAGTGACGGTCGTCCTGCTGGCGCTGTCGATCGTGCTGATCTTCGCGGCCACCCTCGACCAAGTGAACCTGGGCATTTGGGCGGTGCAGGAGAAATATTTCCGCACCTTTTTTGTGCTCTGGGACATCAAAGGTTTCCCCGTGCCGGTGTTTCCGGGCGGCTACTTCATCGGCGGCCTGCTCCTGCTCAACCTGGTCGCCTCGCACCTGTACCGATTCAAGTTTAGCTGGAAAAAATCCGGTATTTTCCTCACCCACGCCGGCCTGATCATTTTGCTCGTGGGCGAACTGCTCACCGGCCTGTGGCAGGAAGAGTTCCAGCTGCGCCTCGATCAAGGTCAGACGCGCAACTACTCGGAAAGCTACCGTGACAACGAGCTGGCCATCACCGACGTCACCGATCCGCAGTGGGACCAAGTGGTCGCCATCCCCGCCGAACACCTGCTTAAAAACGAGCCGATCCAGCACGAGCGCCTGCCCTTCCGAGTGGTCTCCCGCAGCTACTACCCGAATGCAACGATTCAGATGCGCGAACAATTGGGCAACGTCAGCACGCCCCCGCCGGCCACCCGCGACATCGGGGCCAAGCTGGTGGTTATGCCGATGGCGATGACCTATAAGCAGAACGAGCGCAACCTGCCCACGGCGGTCGTTGAGTTGATCGGCCCGGGCAACGCCTCGCTGGGCACCTGGGTGGTTTCGAGCATGCTGGCACAGCCGCAGGTCTTTGACTACGCCGGCCGGACCTTCCGCATGGCGCTGCGCCCCACCCGCGCCTACAAGCCCTACTCGCTCACCCTGCTGAAATTTTCCCATGACCGCTACATGGGCACCGAGATCCCCAAGAACTTCGCCAGCAAAGTGCGCCTGCACTCTGCCGACGGCAGCACCGACCGCGAGACGCTCATCTACATGAACAACCCGCTGCGCTACGACGGCCTGACCTTTTATCAGGCGGGGTTTGATAACAACGACACCACCACGATCCTCCAAGTGGTGCGCAACCCCAGCTGGCTGCTCCCCTACATTGCCTGCATCCTGATGGGCCTGGGCCTAAGCGTCCAATTCAGCATCCACCTCTTCGCCTTCGCCAACAAGCGCCGCAAAACCGCCTGA
- the kdsA gene encoding 3-deoxy-8-phosphooctulonate synthase: MPLFDPKRLLVLAGPCSLENEKVVRSVAEKLVELRVRYPELNLVFKGSFDKANRTSIAGGRGTGLEEGLALHALVKKDYGLPCVTDVHDAGQCAPVAEVCDVLQIPAYLCRQTDLLLAAAATGKVVNVKKGQFLSPNDMVHVVGKLKHGGAAEIWQCERGATFGYNNLVVDMRTFPIMARNGYPTILDATHSVQLPGAAGGKSGGQREFVPTLAFAALAAGADGLFLETHPDPDNALSDGPNMVPLPELEALLAKCLAFWKLARA; this comes from the coding sequence ATGCCACTTTTCGATCCTAAGCGCCTCCTTGTTCTCGCCGGTCCTTGCTCACTCGAAAACGAGAAGGTCGTGCGCTCGGTGGCCGAGAAACTCGTCGAGCTGCGCGTCCGTTACCCCGAGCTCAACTTGGTGTTCAAGGGCTCCTTCGACAAAGCCAACCGCACGTCGATCGCCGGTGGTCGCGGCACCGGGCTCGAGGAGGGGCTCGCCCTGCACGCGTTGGTTAAAAAAGACTACGGGCTGCCCTGTGTGACCGACGTCCATGACGCCGGTCAATGCGCCCCGGTCGCCGAGGTTTGCGACGTCCTTCAGATCCCCGCCTACCTTTGCCGCCAGACCGATTTGCTCCTCGCCGCCGCTGCCACCGGCAAGGTGGTCAACGTGAAGAAGGGCCAATTCCTCTCGCCCAACGACATGGTGCATGTGGTTGGAAAATTGAAGCACGGCGGTGCCGCCGAAATCTGGCAATGCGAGCGCGGCGCCACCTTCGGTTACAACAATCTGGTGGTGGACATGCGCACCTTCCCGATCATGGCGCGCAACGGGTATCCAACGATTCTCGACGCCACCCACAGCGTTCAACTTCCCGGTGCCGCCGGCGGCAAGAGCGGTGGTCAGCGCGAGTTCGTGCCCACGCTCGCTTTCGCCGCCCTCGCGGCCGGGGCCGACGGCCTTTTTCTCGAAACCCACCCCGATCCAGACAACGCCCTCTCAGACGGTCCCAACATGGTGCCGCTCCCCGAACTCGAAGCGCTCCTCGCAAAGTGCCTCGCCTTCTGGAAACTCGCCCGCGCTTAA
- the ccsA gene encoding cytochrome c biogenesis protein CcsA: protein MSFKRLIPALVLLLGALYLASPLLRPTKSDFNLDGFGRIPVVANGRTKPLDSVARNTLLLLQGRQRVVTPDGTSLTPSAWLLDVFFRPDRADTYQHFEIVNPGLLDVFGLKIEDGDGKKRFSYRQLTPKLEELDRQAGLAEGVESAVRTPYQRAVVNLRNHVIFYQQLKHSVVMPDGSDFLAELLRLQDNLEAGIEAVRSRETGKSTNPELASFVMQMGSKFLRMDQIGSLLVVPPAAGAADTHWSKAGQALLGTFKNTSVNVHALTFAGLQRTWTQQNAEQFNTLLAKQRAEAESSYADVLKKTDAEVRFNQAEPFYTSMTLYVLAFLLAVFSWLKWPDALQRSAYYLVLLAWVATTTGILLRMWIEGRPPVTNLYSSALFVGWGSVGLCLILEKIFRNGIGSVAAALTGFCTLVIAHHLSLTGDTLEMMRAVLDSNFWLATHVVVITIGYSATYLAGFLAIIYVGRGVFTRSLDQATADSLNRMVYGITCFATLFSLVGTILGGIWADQSWGRFWGWDPKENGALIIVIWNAIILHARWGGLARTRGIMALAIFGNIVTSWSWFGTNMLGVGLHSYGFMDQAFVALVVFVASQLILISMAYIPKAQWRSAALLR from the coding sequence ATGTCCTTCAAACGCCTCATTCCTGCTCTCGTTCTCCTGCTCGGTGCGCTTTACCTCGCCAGCCCGCTACTGCGGCCGACCAAATCAGACTTCAACCTCGACGGCTTTGGCCGCATTCCCGTTGTCGCCAATGGCCGCACCAAGCCGCTCGACAGCGTCGCGCGCAACACCCTGCTGCTCCTCCAAGGCCGCCAGCGGGTCGTCACCCCCGACGGCACCAGCCTCACGCCCTCGGCCTGGTTGCTCGACGTGTTTTTCCGCCCGGATCGTGCCGACACCTACCAGCACTTTGAAATCGTCAACCCCGGCCTGCTCGATGTCTTCGGCCTCAAGATCGAAGACGGTGACGGCAAGAAGCGTTTTTCCTACCGCCAGCTAACACCCAAACTCGAAGAGCTCGATCGCCAAGCCGGACTGGCCGAGGGCGTCGAGTCAGCGGTGCGCACCCCGTACCAGCGCGCGGTGGTCAACCTGCGCAACCACGTCATCTTTTACCAGCAGCTCAAACACAGCGTGGTCATGCCCGACGGCTCGGATTTCCTCGCTGAACTGCTGCGCCTGCAAGACAACCTTGAGGCGGGAATCGAGGCGGTGCGGAGTCGTGAAACCGGCAAGTCGACCAACCCCGAACTGGCCAGTTTCGTTATGCAAATGGGATCCAAATTCCTGCGCATGGACCAAATCGGCAGCCTGCTAGTGGTGCCGCCCGCAGCGGGTGCCGCCGACACGCACTGGTCGAAGGCCGGCCAAGCGCTCCTCGGCACGTTCAAAAACACTTCAGTTAACGTCCACGCGCTGACCTTCGCCGGGCTGCAGCGCACGTGGACCCAACAGAACGCCGAGCAGTTTAACACCCTGCTCGCCAAGCAGCGCGCCGAGGCCGAAAGCTCGTACGCGGATGTTTTAAAAAAGACCGACGCCGAGGTGCGCTTTAACCAAGCCGAGCCGTTTTACACCAGCATGACGCTCTACGTGCTGGCCTTCTTGCTGGCGGTCTTCTCGTGGCTGAAGTGGCCCGATGCCCTGCAGCGCAGCGCGTATTACTTGGTGTTGCTGGCTTGGGTGGCTACGACCACGGGCATCCTTTTGCGCATGTGGATCGAGGGCCGTCCGCCCGTGACCAACCTGTATTCTTCGGCGCTGTTCGTGGGTTGGGGCAGCGTAGGGCTTTGCCTGATTTTGGAGAAAATCTTCCGCAACGGCATCGGTTCGGTGGCGGCGGCGCTCACCGGGTTTTGCACCCTGGTAATCGCCCATCACCTCTCGCTCACTGGCGACACACTGGAAATGATGCGCGCGGTGCTCGATTCCAACTTCTGGTTGGCCACGCACGTCGTGGTGATCACCATCGGCTACTCGGCCACTTATCTGGCCGGGTTCCTGGCGATCATTTACGTGGGGCGCGGTGTGTTCACCCGCTCGCTTGATCAGGCCACGGCCGATTCGCTGAACCGGATGGTCTACGGCATCACCTGTTTTGCCACCCTGTTCAGCCTGGTGGGAACGATCCTGGGCGGAATCTGGGCTGACCAGTCTTGGGGGCGCTTCTGGGGCTGGGATCCGAAGGAAAACGGCGCGCTGATCATCGTGATTTGGAACGCCATCATCCTGCACGCGCGCTGGGGCGGTCTGGCTCGTACCCGCGGGATCATGGCCCTGGCGATTTTTGGCAACATCGTCACCAGTTGGAGCTGGTTTGGCACGAACATGCTCGGCGTCGGCCTGCACAGTTACGGCTTCATGGATCAGGCCTTCGTTGCCCTGGTGGTGTTTGTCGCCTCCCAGCTCATCTTGATTAGCATGGCGTACATCCCA
- the pxpB gene encoding 5-oxoprolinase subunit PxpB — MQLLPLGDCAILVVLTAKTHAAALDAVERLAWALNNDPLVGVSDIVPAYTTVVVHYDPVKVPPGQGAPFERVERWIQAAPSVPLATKRPAAREVVIPVCYGGEYGPDLAGVAQHTRLTEDEVIRLHSKGVYRVAAVGFSPGFPYLLGMAQKLATPRLPTPRMAVPAGSVGIGGVQTGVYPSATPGGWVLIGRTPVRLFRPEDEAEPTLLKQGDTVKFTAITPQQAAKQMERVAPLITPKVSKQSAAFEVIKAGMLTTVQDLGRPGRQHQGISVGGPMDRTAARVANVLLGNDENEPLLELTVNGPELLFLRDSWIAVTGAEVRGVPGWRPWKVDAGQIVALTELVRGARAYLAIAGGLEVARVLGGTGTMLSTGVGGWNGRALKTGDRLGVRPGLLEMEGRWSASAEFRATSAGEVTVRFIAGPQWEWFSAPSRRALLAEPFKITAKSDRMGLRLNGPELGLESPSRELLSEGIAFGSVQVPPDGRPIVLMADRQTVGGYPKIAQVIAVDLAKLAQARTGDTVRFEEVTLEEAQALYLEQEHSLAMLASGVRAKVKRS, encoded by the coding sequence ATGCAATTGTTACCCCTAGGAGATTGCGCCATTTTGGTGGTGCTCACAGCGAAAACCCATGCCGCCGCGTTGGATGCGGTTGAGCGTTTGGCTTGGGCCTTGAATAACGACCCGCTTGTGGGTGTTTCCGACATCGTGCCTGCGTACACCACGGTGGTGGTGCATTATGATCCGGTTAAAGTGCCCCCCGGGCAGGGCGCCCCCTTTGAACGAGTGGAACGGTGGATCCAGGCCGCGCCCTCCGTGCCCTTGGCGACCAAACGACCGGCTGCGCGCGAGGTGGTCATTCCCGTGTGTTATGGCGGCGAATACGGGCCGGATTTGGCGGGCGTGGCGCAACATACCCGGTTAACCGAAGACGAGGTCATCCGGCTCCACTCCAAGGGCGTTTACCGGGTCGCTGCGGTGGGCTTTTCGCCCGGTTTTCCCTACCTGTTGGGCATGGCCCAAAAACTGGCGACGCCACGTTTGCCCACGCCGCGTATGGCGGTGCCGGCGGGCAGTGTGGGTATCGGCGGGGTGCAAACCGGCGTTTATCCCTCGGCCACTCCAGGCGGTTGGGTGCTGATCGGGCGCACCCCGGTTCGCCTATTCCGGCCCGAGGACGAGGCCGAGCCCACGTTGTTGAAACAGGGCGATACGGTTAAATTCACCGCTATCACGCCCCAGCAGGCAGCGAAACAGATGGAGCGCGTCGCGCCCTTGATTACCCCGAAGGTTTCCAAACAATCCGCCGCCTTCGAGGTGATCAAGGCAGGTATGTTGACCACGGTGCAAGATCTCGGCCGCCCCGGACGTCAGCATCAGGGCATCTCGGTTGGCGGGCCGATGGATCGTACGGCCGCCCGCGTGGCGAACGTGCTGCTCGGTAATGACGAAAATGAGCCGTTGCTCGAACTCACGGTCAACGGGCCTGAGTTGCTGTTTTTACGCGACAGCTGGATCGCGGTCACCGGCGCCGAAGTCCGCGGTGTGCCGGGCTGGCGGCCGTGGAAGGTGGACGCGGGGCAAATCGTCGCGTTAACCGAATTGGTGCGCGGGGCCCGCGCCTACCTGGCGATTGCGGGCGGGTTGGAGGTGGCGCGGGTGTTGGGCGGCACGGGCACTATGCTAAGCACGGGCGTGGGTGGCTGGAATGGGCGGGCGCTGAAAACCGGCGACCGACTTGGTGTGCGGCCGGGCTTATTGGAAATGGAAGGACGTTGGAGCGCGTCGGCGGAGTTTCGCGCCACGAGCGCAGGCGAGGTTACGGTGCGCTTCATTGCCGGGCCGCAGTGGGAGTGGTTTTCGGCGCCTAGCCGTCGGGCGCTGTTGGCCGAGCCCTTTAAAATTACCGCCAAGTCGGATCGTATGGGGCTGCGCTTGAATGGTCCTGAATTGGGTTTGGAGTCACCGTCACGGGAATTGTTGTCGGAGGGCATCGCTTTTGGCTCGGTGCAAGTGCCTCCCGATGGCCGGCCCATCGTGCTCATGGCCGACCGGCAGACGGTCGGCGGTTACCCCAAAATCGCGCAGGTGATCGCCGTGGACTTGGCCAAGTTGGCGCAGGCGCGCACGGGCGACACGGTGCGGTTTGAAGAAGTGACGCTGGAGGAGGCGCAGGCGCTGTACCTTGAGCAGGAGCATTCGCTCGCGATGCTGGCGTCGGGGGTTCGCGCCAAGGTCAAACGGTCCTGA
- a CDS encoding translation initiation factor IF-3: MANSFPSSGGNRPGYFQRRNNDPFAHIRRNSRIKEPEIRVISPEGKQLGIMQTERALALAQQFNLDLVEMAATAKPPVCRIMDFGKYIYEEQKKASHAKTTATKLKEIEFTPRIAGGDFLTKIRHAEEFLDHGNKVKLRLKFRGREMAHTEIGFGVMMKALAELEGMGHPDSTPRLMGKQINVMLTPLPANKRKRKYTLETDEQAIDDTGSDHGHEESNDDEVPAKA, translated from the coding sequence ATGGCCAACTCGTTCCCCTCCTCGGGCGGCAACCGCCCCGGTTACTTTCAGCGTCGTAACAACGACCCTTTTGCACACATCCGCCGTAACTCGCGGATCAAAGAGCCCGAAATTCGCGTCATCAGCCCTGAAGGCAAACAGCTCGGCATTATGCAGACTGAGCGTGCCTTGGCCTTGGCGCAGCAGTTCAATCTCGACCTCGTCGAGATGGCGGCGACCGCCAAGCCTCCTGTCTGCCGCATCATGGATTTCGGCAAATACATTTACGAAGAGCAAAAGAAGGCGAGCCACGCCAAGACAACCGCCACCAAGCTCAAGGAAATCGAGTTCACGCCGCGTATCGCAGGCGGTGATTTCCTCACCAAAATCCGTCACGCCGAGGAATTCCTCGATCACGGCAACAAGGTGAAGCTTCGCCTGAAGTTCCGCGGCCGCGAAATGGCGCACACCGAGATTGGCTTTGGCGTCATGATGAAGGCACTCGCCGAACTCGAAGGCATGGGCCATCCCGATTCCACCCCGCGCCTGATGGGCAAGCAGATCAACGTCATGTTGACTCCCTTACCCGCAAATAAGCGCAAGCGGAAATACACCCTCGAGACCGACGAACAAGCGATCGACGACACCGGTTCCGACCACGGACACGAAGAGTCCAACGACGACGAGGTTCCGGCAAAGGCCTGA